GCGCATGTCGATCAGGTACGCATGGTCTGCAACGCCTGGGGCCGCTGCTGGTGGCGTCCGAACTATTACGGCGCCTATGGCTATTACGGCCCGCGCCGGTTTTACGGTGCGCGTCCGTGGGGCTGGGGCCATCGCCACTGGCGCCGCTGGTAAATGACGAAGGGGCCGCAAGGCCCCTTTTTCCGATCGCCCTTGCTATAGCGCGCCCAGCACCGCCTTCGTGATATCAGCCGTGCCGTTGCTGCCGCCGAACTCCATCGGCTTGAGACCGCCGGCATAGACCTGATCCACCGCGCGCTCGATTCGTTCGCCGGCTTCCACCGCGCTCTCGATACCGTGCTTGTCGGCGAGCCAGTCCAGCATCATCGCCGCCGACAGGATCATGCCGGTGGGATTGGCCTTGCCCTGCCCCATGATGTCGGGCGCCGTGCCGTGGCAGGGCTGGAATACCGCGTATTTGTCGCCGATGTCGGCCGACGGCGCCATGCCGAGGCCGCCGATCAGGCTCGCGGTGATGTCGGAGACGATGTCGCCGAACATGTTCTCCATCACCATCACGTCGAAATCCCAGGGACGCTTGACCAGCATCGCCGCACAGGCATCGACATAGAGCCGATCGGTCGTCACGTCAGGATGCTTCTTGGCGATCTCGTCGAAGATACCGCGGAAGAACGCAAAGGCCTTGAACACGTTCGCCTTGTCGACACAGGCGAGGCTTCCCGGCCTGCCACGCGCCTTGCGCCGCTCGGCCAGCCGAAACGAGAACTCGAACAGCCGCTCGGACGTCCGGCGCGTGATCACCATGGTCTCGCGCGCATCGTCATGCGTAACGACGCCCTTGCCCATCGAGGCGAACAGACCCTCGGTGGACTCGCGGATCACGACGAGATCGATGCCCCGCTTGTCGGCACCGACGATCGGGCTCGGCACGCCCGGGATCAGGCGTGCGGGCCGCACGCCGGCATAGAGATCGAAGATGAAGCGCAGCTCGATCTGCGGCGCGATCTCGGTATTGTCAGGATAGCGCACCGACGGCAGGCCGCAGGCCCCGAGCAGGATGGCGTCGGCCTCCTCGCACAGCTTGATGGTCGTATCGGGCATCGACTTGCCGGTGGCGAGATAATTGTTGGCGCCGGCGGGCGCCTCGGTGAAGCGGAAGCTGAGGCCCGACTTCGTCTCGATCTTGCGCAGCACCTCGAGTGCGGGCGCCATGACTTCGGGACCGATGCCGTCACCGGCGAGCACGGCAATGTGGAAGGCGTTGTTTGCGGACATTCAGAAGCCTCAAGGAAGGGAGTCAGCCACGTCGTCGTTGCGAGCGCAGCAAAGCAATCCAGAACTATTTGCGGAGACAATCTGGATTGCTTCGCTGCGCTCGCAATGACGGTTGAGAGAGTCGTTACTATGGCGTCAGCACCGTGCGCCCGACCACCGCGCCCTGCTGCAACTGCACCAGCGCGTCGTTGGCCTTGCTGAGCGGCGCCGTCGTTACCGGGATCGGCGGGATCTTCTTGGCCCGCACGAGGTCGAGCAGCTCCTGCGTCTCGCGCAGGTTGCCGACATAGCTGCCCTGGATCGTCACGGCCTTGATCGGAATCAGCGGCAGCGCCCAGGTCGCGCCGCCGCCGAACAGACCGACGATGACGAGCTTGCCGCCCTTGGTGAGGCAGTCGAAGCCGAGCTGAGTCGTTGCGGCATTGCCGACGAGGTCGATCACGGCGCGGATCGGGCCGCCCGCCTTCTTGGCCAACTGCTCCAGCGCATCCGGGGCCTTGGGATCGACCGTTGCGAGCGCGCCGGCCTTCTCGGCGGCTTCGCGTTTCCTGGCGTCGATGTCGACCATGATCGCGCCCTTGCCGCCCATCGCCTTCAGCAGCGACAGCGCCATCAGGCCAAGGCCGCCGGCGCCGAACATCACGATCGGTGTGTCAAAATGCTGCTCGACCTTCTTCAGCGCGCTGAAGGTGGTGACGCCCGAGCAGGCATAGGGCGCAGCCGAAGCAGGATCGAGCCCCTTCAGGTTGAGCAGATAGCGCGGATGCGGCACCAGCATGTGATCGGAATAGCCGCCGTCGCAATAGACGCCGAGCGAGCGCGGCGTCAGGCACATGTTCTCGTCGCCGGCGAGGCACGTCGCACACTTGCCGCAGCCGATCCAGGGATAGACCAGGCCGACATCGCCAAGCCTGAGATCGCCCTGGTCGGTCGGCTTCACGTCGGGGCCGAACGCCAGGACTTCGCCGACGGTCTCGTGGCCCATGGTCAGCGGCAGATTGATGCCGCGGTCTTTCAGCGACAGCGGCTTGCGGCCATGGCCGAGATCGTAGCCGCCCTCCCAGATGTGGAGGTCGCTGTGGCAGACGCCGGCGGCCTTGACCTTGATCAGCACCTGCGTGCCCGTGGGCTGCGGCGTCGCCTCGTCGAACTCCTGCAGCGGCGCCTTGAAATCGGCGACCTTGAAACTCTTCATGGCGTTCTCCCGGCATGCTTGTTGCCACGCCACCATGCCATGGGCGGCGGGGCGAGACAAACGCGAGACCGGCCTTCAGCCTTGCGCAACGGTTCTGCCTGACGGAATTGTCGCATCATTGGGGATGCCAATCTCGTTGCGAAGTTCGTCCGTATGCTCGCCAAGCGCCGCGATCGTCTTGCTCGGCCTCGTGTCGGCGCCCGTCATCCGGAAGGGCAGATTAAGGACCTTGAACGAGCCGCCGCCATCCTCCACGGACGAAAGCGCCTGCCGGTGCGCGAGCTGCGGATCATCGAGGGCTTCCTTGATGCTGCGATAGGCCGAGGCCGGCACGCCGGCGGCGCTCAAGGCCACGAGGCATGCATCCGTCGTAAGCCGCTTCGACCAGGTCTCAACGGCATCCATCATGTCGGCCCAATGCTCGCGCCGCGGGGCATAAGACGAGAAGCGCGGATCGGATATCCATTCGGGGCGGCCGATCACGCCCATCAAAGCCTGAAAGATCTTCTCGCTGGCCACCGTGATCATGACGTAACCATTGGCCGTCTCGGTCGGGCCGAACATCGGCCGCGGCGGCGCCTTGATCGAAAATTGCGAGCTCTGCAATTCGATGACCGTCAGCGTGAGCATCGACTCCAGCATGGAGACATCGATGTGCTGGCCGAGCCCGGTCACGCTGCGCTGATAGAGCGCAGATGCGATCGCGCCGAAACCGTAGGTGCCGGTGACGACATCGGCATGGTAGATGCCGCAATAGTCCGGCCTGTTGCGGCCGGGCTGGTAGGCAAGATGCGCCATGTCGTAGCCGGAGGCCGCATGGATCACCGGTGCGTAGGCCGGCAGCTCGGCGGAGGGACCGGTCTGGCCGTAACCCGAGATCGAGCAGTAGATCAGCCTGGGATTGACCGGGCGGAGGCTGTCATCGTCAAGCCGCAGCCGGCGCATCACGCCCGGACGAAAATTCTCGACCAGGATGTCTGCGGTCGCGACCAGACGCCGCACCGCCTCCCGTCCGTCCTCGGATTTGAGGTCGAGCACCACGCTCTTCTTGCCGACATTGAGCTGGCCGAACACGGTGCTGTGGCCGTTGCGCAGCGGCGGCCGCGTCCGCATCGTCTCGCCCTCGTCGGTCTCGATCTTGATGACCTCGGCACCCATGTCGGCCAGCATCCGCGCGCAATGGGGACCGGCGATGGTGGTCGAAAAATCCAGGACCCTGAGCCCTGCGAAGGCCTTTGTCGTCGTCCCCTCATGCTTATCTGCTAGCTGCATGCGTGCCCCTGCCGAGTCCTCGAGTCCATTAGGAACTATCGTTCTTCTCTCTTGTTGGTGCGCCGACCCTAGATGGCGGCGCCTGAGTAGGAAAGTCTTTACCGAACAGGTGCGTCTCGCGGGGGGCTTGAGATTACCAGGGGTAACTGGACCCGATCTTGCATAGCAGCAATCGGGATCGGAAGAGGGCATCAGTTCTTGAGGGTCTTATTCGTTACGACAGAGATGGACGACTTTGTCCGCGTCGGCGGGCTTGGTGCCGTTTCCGCTGCACTTCCGAGAGCGCTCCGGCCCTTCGCCGATATCCGGATCATGCTGCCCGGCTATCGCGACATCATCGAGCAACTCACGCATATTCAGATCGTTGGACGCTGCCCGGCATTTGCGGAGATGCCGGCTTGCTCGCTTGGACGGGCCGCGACCAAGGACGGAATGCCGGTCTATGTGCTGTTGTGCTCACAGCTCTACGATCGTCCCGGCAACCCCTATGGTGACGAGTCGGGGCGCGACTGGCCCGATAACGACATCCGCTTCGCGCGCTTTGCTTCGGCTGCCGCTGAGCTTGCCATGGGCAAGCTGGACAAGAATTGGGCAGCAGACCTGATCCATGCCAATGACTGGCAGGCCGCGCTCGTGCCGGCCTACCTCGCCTGGCAGGGCGCCAAGCTGCCGTCGATCCTGACCATCCACAACCTCGCCTATCAGGGTCTCTTCCCAAAGGAGGCGCTGCGGCGGATCGGCGTCCCCGAAAGCTCCTTCCACATCGACGGCGTCGAGTTCTACGACCAGCTCTCCTTTCTCAAGGCAGGCCTGGTCTACGCCTCGCACCTCACCACCGTCAGCGGCACCTATGCGCGCGAGATCACGACCGAGGAATTCGGCTGCGGCCTCGAAGGCCTCTTGCGCGTCCGTTCGGATGCGTCCGAGCTCACCGGCATCCTCAACGGCATCGACGAGAGCTGGGACCCGCGCTCCTGCGCCCAGCTCGCCCAACAATTCGGCGCCGGCGACTGGGTCGGCAAGAAGGCCAATGCGGACTACGTGCGCAAGCAGTTCGGCCTGGCGGTCTCGCGCGGGCCGATGTTCGGCATCGTCGCGCGCCTCGTGCACCAGAAGGGCATCGACCTCGTGCTGTCGGCCGCCGACGAGATCATCGACGCCGGCGGACAGATCGTTGTCACCGGCTCCGGTGAGCCGGCACTCGAGCAGGCGCTGATCGACGCGCATCGCCGCCGCCCCGACGCCATCGGCGTTGCGATCGGCTTCAACGACGCGCAGGCCCGCCGCATCTTCGCCGGCAGCGATTTCACCTTGATGCCGTCACGGTTCGAGCCGTGCGGCCTCAGCCAGATGTACGCCCAGCGCTTCGGCTCGCTGCCGATCGGCCACCAGACCGGCGGCCTCGCCGAGACCATCACCGACGGCGAGACCGGCTTCCTGTTCTCACGCCCCTCGCACGAGTCCTTCCTCGGCGGCGTGCGCCGCGCCTTCGAGGCGTTCATGGCCCAGGACCAGCTCGACACCATGCGCCGCAGTGCCATGGGCCGGTCGTTCTCGTGGAGCATCTCGGCGGGAAGCTACAGCAAGCTGTATCGGAAGCTGGCGACGGCGTGAGGCCGCCCATTCTCTCGTGCCCCGGACGCAGCGCAACGTCTCTTCGACGGTGCGCTGCTGAGTCGGGGCCCATGACGCGACGGAGTTCGTGGCTCCTGGGTCCCGGCTCTGCGCAGCAGCGCTACGCGCTGCAGCTTGTCCGGGACACGGCGATCACCCCTTCCCGCGCACATCCATCTGCGGCCGTCCGATCCAGAGCCGGTTGAGACCGCGGATCATCCAATCTGGCTGCAGCTCGCCACGTAACCGGGCCTGCGCTTCCTGATAGGGGCTGGCATAGCGCAGCCGATCCGGCAGTTTCGGATAGATGCGCCTTATCCAGCTCAGCGCATCATCGGCGGCCTTCATGTCGCGCGCGTCGAGCGCGAGCCCAAAACCCTCGCGCAAGCGCTCCGGCAGCATCTTCGCCGTGAGCGCGCGATACCATCGCGGCGGCCGCAACCAGGGGCGCGCGCCTGCGAAGATCTGCGTCGCGATCTCGCGCGCCGCATCGCTGACGGTCAGCGTCTCCGACTGCGCCATCGAAGCCGTGTAGGCCGCAAAGGCCGACCAATCCGCCGGCAGGTCATCGCCGGTCAATCCGAACAAGGCGCCAAACGTCCGGCTCTCGGTCCAGTAAAGCTCGCGCTCCTCCGCCGCGAGCTTCGGCAGAACCTGATCATGCGCCATCAACGCCGACTCGACCAGCGTTGCATGAACCCAGCGCAGCGACGGGATGTCGTTGGCGCAGTAGCGCGAGCCCGCCGCGAACGGACCGACGGCCTCGGGCATCTCGCCGACGATCATGGTGTGGCGCCGATGCAATTGCCGGGACGCGAGCAGCGCCCGATCGAGCGACCCGAACACCATCGCAAAGACGATGTCGAAGGTGCGATGAAAACGGCCGATCGGATCGGCAAAGGTCGTCGAGTGCTCGGCGATGGCGGCCGCGACCCAGGGATGAGCCAGTTGCAGCAGCAACGCGCGGCCGGCGCCGAGAAAGACGGCCGCCTCCCGGTCAATCCGCCAGGTCATCGAGCCCGGTCCGAACACGCCCGCGATCGGCCCTGCGGCTTCAGCCCGCACCTTGTCGAGAGCAGACTCCAGATCGTCTTCCGAGACCACCTTTGCGACACCCTGCGAGCGGAAGCGAGAACGATCCACAAGGCCTGTGGCAATTCGATGAAGCGAACCGCTATTCCGCCGCCAACGGCATCTCGTCGACGGGCTCGTGCAACACCACGCCCGACAACGGATCGAACTCGCCGATCCACGGCGCGCGCGTCAGCACCGACCTTGTGTGCGCATAGCCGGCGTCCCAGCGCTGCTTGATGCCTGAGGGGCTGAAGTCGATGTCCTTGGTATGGGTCTCGCGATCGAGCTGCGGCGCCAGCAGGCGCACCACATGCATGCGCGTCGAGCAGCCATAGCCGATCAACTCCCTGACCGCGGGATCGTCGCGCTCGCCTTCGGGCAATCGCGCCGCCAGCTGGTTGATGACGTGGCGCAGGCGATGGGCCTGCTGCTGACGCTCGATCTGGCTCGCGATCCGGCTGGAATATTGCACGTCCTTGTGCCGGGTCAGCACCTCACCCATCGTCGTCGGCTCGGTGCCAACGGGATTCCACAGATGCACGGAGAAGATCAGCGAATTCCGGCGCGGATTGTCGTCGAACACGGCTTCCGTCGGTGAGTTCGAGAGGATGCCGCCGTCCCAGTAAAGCTCGCCGTCGATACGCACCGCCGGAAAGGCCGGCGGCAGCGCGCCCGAAGCCATCACATGCTTCACCGTCAGCTCGCAGTCGCGGCTGTCGAAATAGCGCATCTGGCTGGAGCCGACATGCGCGGCGCCAACCGTGAGGCGCGGCGCACCGCAATTAGCGAGGCTGAAATCGACGAGCCCAGCCAGCGTGCTCTCCAGCGGCGCAGTCGAATAATAGCCGGCGCGATCGGCGCCCAGCGGAAAGGACTCGCCGGCATGCGCCAGCGGATTGGGCTGGAAGAAGCCGGCAATGCCGCCGGCGATGGTCGACCAATAGGCAAGCGTGTCGTCGAAGCCGGGAATGCCGATCGAGAGAGGCCAGGCCGGCTTCTGCTCCATCCGCTTCCAGAACTCCTTGAGGCGGGCGAGCCTGACCTCCGGTGAATTGCCGGCGATCAGGCTCGCATTGATCGCGCCGATCGAGGTGCCGATCACCCAGTCCGGCTCGATGCCGGCCTCGTGCAGGGCCTGGTAGACGCCCGCCTGATAGGCGCCGAGCGCACCGCCGCCTTGCAGCACCAGCACGATCTGTCCCGGCAGGTCGTTCGGCCTGCACACCCCGGCATTTCCCTGCATGCCCGTCGCACTCCTGCTCCGAAAGAGCCTTACGCAAAATCCTCCTTCCTTGTTACGCCCGACGACCATCGGCCGTCCAGCAACCATCGTTGGGGAGGGAGTGCAGAAGGCTATGGGAACCAAGGATGCGTCAACGCTTTGCCGGCGCCTCTTGCGGCGGCGGGTCGTCGTCCGAGATCGCCCGCCAGGCTGCGCCGTCAAGATCGTCGTATTGCCCGCTGCGGAGCGACCAGAGGAAGGCGGCGAGGCCCGCACCTCCAAGCATTAGCGCCAGCGGCACCAGGATGACCAGTATTTCCATCACATGATCTCCCGCGAGGCGCTGCGGGCCCGCAGCGCATTCAGCATGACCAGGATCGAGGATCCGCTCATGGCGGCCGCGGCAATCAAGGGCGTCACCACGCCGCTGATCGCGACCGGCACGGCCAGCACGTTATAGCCGATCGCAAGCCAGAGGTTTTGCCGCATCAGATGCAGCGCCTTGCGCGCGGAATCGATGGCCGCGACGACCGGGGCCAGCGGCCGGCCGAGGAAGACCAGATCGGCGGTGGCCTGGCTCAGATGCGCCGCCGAAATCGGCGACATCGAGACATGGGCTGCCGCCAGCGACGGCGCATCGTTCATGCCGTCGCCGACCATCAGCACCTTTGCGCCGCACCGCTTCAGCTCCTCGATCCGCGCGATCTTGTCGGCCGGGGTCACGCCGGCGCGCCATTCGACGATGCCGAGCGCATGGGCCGCCGCGATCACCGCGGCTTCGCGGTCGCCCGAGAGGATCTCGACGCCAATATTGCGCGCCTTCAGTGCCGCGATCACGGCCTGTGCGTCCGGACGCAGACCCTGGCGCACGGTGAGGATGAATTTTTCGGGTCCCTTGCTGAAAGCCACGACGGACGCTTCGGGATCGAGTGTCGCGCCGACGACCAGCGCCTCGGCGCCGCAGAAGGACGGACGGCCGAGCCGGAGCTCGACACCATCCACCACGGCGCGGACGCCCTGCCCGGCTTCCTCGGCCGCACTCAGTATCGGGGACTTCGCGCCTGCGGCCTGGGCGACCGCGGCGGCCACCGGATGATGGCTCGACAGCGCGAGGCGGCCGGCAAGTTCGAACACGCCGGCGGGGATATCGGCTGCGTTCGTGACCTCGAGATCCGGCAGCGTCAACGTGCCGGTCTTGTCGAAGATGACGTGATCCGCCTCGGCAAGACGCTCGATGGCGTCGCCGGAATTGAGCAGCACGCCGGCCTTGAACATCGCGCCTGAGGTCACCGTCTGCACGGTCGGAATAGCCAGCCCGAGCGCGCAGGGACAGGTGATGATCAGCACCGCAACGCCCGTCACGATCGCATCGTGCCAGCCGGCGCCCGCGATGGCCCAGCCCAGAATGGTGATCAACGCAGTGGCATGCACCACCGGCGCATAGAGACGCGAGGCGCGATCGGCGAGCCGCATATAGCGCGAGCGCGCGGCAAGCGCGTTGTCGAGCAGGCGGGTGATCTCGGCAAGCAGCGTTGCTTCCGATGCGGCCGAAACGCGCACTCGCAAGCTTCCGGAGATGTTCATGGAGCCGGCATACACAGGCGTGCCGTGCTCGGCCGTGACATAGAGCGTCTCGCCGGTGATCAGGCTCTGGTCGATCTCGGAGCGTCCCTCGATCACGGTGCCGTCGACGGCGCAGCGCTCGCCGGGTCGCAGCAGCACGATGTCGCCGGGGTGGATGGCGGCGACCGGCACCTGGGTTATCTCGTCGGCCCCGACGAACTTCGCCGCGGTCTCCGCCTTCAGCGCGGCGAGATTGCCGGCGACCGCGCGGGTCCGCCGCCGCATGTTCTGATCGAGGACGCGACCGACCAGCAGGAACGTCAGCAGCATGATCGCCGCGTCGAAATAGGCATGCTCGGCGTGGTTGATGGTCTCGACCACGGACATGCCGAGCGCAAGGCACACGCCGATGGAGATCGGCACGTCCATATTGGTGGTCTTGTTCGACAGCGCCCGCCAGGCCGAGCGGAAGAACGGCTGGCCGGCATAGGCGGCCGCCGGCAGTGCGATCAGCGCCGACAGCCAGTGGAAGAAGTCGCGCTGCTCGGGCAGCATGTCCGAGACGTTGCCTGACCACACCGGGATCGACAGCATCATCACATTCATGGTGGCAAAGGCGGCAACGCCGAGACAGCGCAGCAGGAAACGCGATTCGGCGACCTCGCCCGCCTCCGCGCTCTCGGTCTCGTAGGGATAGGCCTTGTAGCCGAGCTCCTCGAGCCGATCGATGAAGCGGGCAGGATCCAGCGTGCCCGCCTTCCATTCCAGCGCAACGCGCCGGTCGGTGAGGTTCACCCGTGCCAGCGTGACATCGGGGATCGCGGACAGGCCTCGCTCGATCTTGGCCATGCAGCCGGCGCAGTGAACGCCTTCGACGGCGAGGTCGATGTGCTGAACGCCCGCGCCCGCGGCGCGGACATAGTGGGAGAAATCGCGTGTCACCTGCATGGCGCGGCCGTCAGTTCAGGATCACGCGGTTGCGCGACAGGAACACGCGCTCACCTTTCGCATCGCCCTCGATGACGAGATCCCACAGGCCGGGCGCGACGGCGGCGGCATTGCCGCGATAGATGCCGATACCGGCCTCCGCGAGGTCGACCGCGAGATCGGCGCGCTTGTCGGTCGGCCGTTCCAGGCGCCCGCCGAATTTCAACCCGCTCAGCGGCCGGCCCGCCGCATCGCGCGCCTCGACCTGAAGCACGGCATTGCCGTCGGCGCGCCGCTCGATATGGGCGTTGACCTGCCATTTGCGCGCGGTCTGGTCCTGCGCCGCCGTGATTTCGCGCTCATAGGCGAGGCCCGCTGCATAGGGGCTGTCGACATCGGTGCCGGGCAGCGTCGCAATCGCGAGCTTCATCATGGTGACGTTGACACCGATCACGACGCCGAAGAAGGCGACGAGCATCAGGAAGACCTTCGTTCCGGTCAGAGGCTTGGTTGCCATTTCAGTCTCCTGGTCTTACGGCGCGACGAAATTGTCTGTGGTGGATGCAGCCTCGCCGAGTCCGATGTCCGTGACGCGGAAGCGAACCGGGATCGACTTCTCCGGATTGCCCTCGGCCGGCGCGGTGACGAGCAGGCGCAGCTCACTGGTGGAGTCGCGGGGGATCACGATCATCGGGCGATCCGGCGTCACGGAATCAGCGCCGACGACATGGATCGTCGAATTGACCGGGCCATCGATATCGATCGCGATCACGCGATCATGTCCGCTCTTGTTCAGAAGCCGGGCGGTGTAGGCATTGCGGATCGATCCGTCGCTGAGCCGGACCGCAACCGGGTTGCGGTCGTGCAGCACGTTGATGTCGAGCAGGGTGCGGGTCGCCAGCACGTAGACCATGATGCCGCCGACCGCCGCGATGATCGCGCTGTAGGCCATGGTGCGCGGACGGACGATGCGATAGATCGGCGCCTTGCCTTCCTGGCGTCGCTGGATGTTGATGTCGTTGTCATAACCGATCAGCCGCTTCGGCCGGCCGATCTTGGTCATGACGTTGTCGCAGGCGTCGATGCAGAGCCCGCACTGGATGCATTCGAGCTGCGGCCCGTTGCGGATGTCGATGCCGGTCGGGCAGACCGCGACGCATTGATAGCAGTCGACGCAATCGCCGACGTGCTCGCCGAGCGCGCGCAGCTCGGCGGCCTTCTTCACGGACGTGCGCTTCTCGCCGCGGTCGTAGCGATAGGTGACGTTGAGCGCCCATTCGTCGGTGAGTGCGGCCTGGATGCGCGGCCACGGGCACATATAGGTGCAGACCTGCTCGCGCATGAAGCCGGCGAGTACATAGGTCGTTGCGGTCAGGATGCCGATCCAGATATAGGCGATGACAGGCGCCTGAAAGGTCAGGAGCTGCTTCACCAGCGTCGGGGCGTCGTTGAAATAGAGCACCCAGGCGCCGCCGGTCCACCAGGCGATCATCAGCCAGGTCGCATGCTTGAGCACGATCTCGGAGAGGCGCTTGGGCGTCAGCGCGCCGGCCGATTTGTCCTTCCGCATCCGCTCGCGGCGATCGCCTTCGAAGAAGCGTTCGACCGCATAGAACAGATCGGTCCAGACCGTTTGCGGACAGAGATAGCCACACCAGATGCGACCGCCGACCGAGTTCATCAGGAACAGCGCGACCGCGGCGACGATCAACAGGCCGGTGAAATAATAGACTTCCTGCGGCCAGAGCTCGATGAAGAAGAAGTAGAAGCGGCTGTTGGGCAGATCGATCAGCACCGCCTGGCTGGGAGCGCCCAAGCCTCTGTTCCAGCGCACGAAGGGAAGGAAGTAGTAGACGCCCAGGCAAAAGGCCATCAGGCCCCATTTGATCCGGCGGAAGGTGCCCTGGACGCTCTGGGGATAGACCTTCTTGCGGGCTACGTAGAGCGGCCCGTTGTCATCATCCGATGTGAGATCTTTCGGGTTCACGGTCTTGTTCATCGCTCAAGTCGCCTCAGAAGGTGCGATTAAACCTAGACCCGACGTCACTGGGTCAGTTGATCCAGCGCAAACGGGGGCGAATTTGTTCGCCCCCGTCAGCCGCCGATCGTGACTTTTCAGGCTATTTTCCGCCACCCAGCGAGTGGACGTAGACCGCCATCGCCTTGATGGTGGCGGGATCGAGCCGCCCTTCCCAGGACGGCATGACGCCGGCACGGCCATTCGCGATCGTCTCGATCAGGGTTGCCTCGTCGGAGCCATAGAGCCAGATCTTGTCGGTCAGGTTCGGCGCGCCGAGCTCCTGGTTGCCCTTGCCGCCGTCGCCGTGGCAGGCGACGCAATTGTCAGTAAAAATCTTCTCGCCTTTGGCAGCGTCGTAGCCATTCCGGGTCGGAAGGCCCGACAGCGAGCGGACATAATTGGCAACCGTGACGATCTCGTCCGGCTTCAGCACGCCGTCCTTGCCGAAGGCGAGCATCTGGCCCTCATGGGTCTTGGCATGACCCGAGCGTGCGCCGAACTGGATGGTCTGCATGATCTGGTCGAGCGTGCCGCCCCACAGCCAGTCGTCGTCGTTCAGGTTTGGAAAGCCCTTGGCGCCGGCCGCACCAGAGCCGTGGCACGGCGCGCAATTGTCGCCGAACACGGTCTTGCCCTTGGCACGGGCGAGCGCCAGCAGGGCCGGATCCTTTTCGATGTCGGCGAGGGAGGCCGCGCCCAACGCCACCATCTTGTCGCCCCTGATCCTGTCGAGGTTG
This genomic interval from Bradyrhizobium guangzhouense contains the following:
- a CDS encoding isocitrate/isopropylmalate dehydrogenase family protein → MSANNAFHIAVLAGDGIGPEVMAPALEVLRKIETKSGLSFRFTEAPAGANNYLATGKSMPDTTIKLCEEADAILLGACGLPSVRYPDNTEIAPQIELRFIFDLYAGVRPARLIPGVPSPIVGADKRGIDLVVIRESTEGLFASMGKGVVTHDDARETMVITRRTSERLFEFSFRLAERRKARGRPGSLACVDKANVFKAFAFFRGIFDEIAKKHPDVTTDRLYVDACAAMLVKRPWDFDVMVMENMFGDIVSDITASLIGGLGMAPSADIGDKYAVFQPCHGTAPDIMGQGKANPTGMILSAAMMLDWLADKHGIESAVEAGERIERAVDQVYAGGLKPMEFGGSNGTADITKAVLGAL
- a CDS encoding alcohol dehydrogenase → MKSFKVADFKAPLQEFDEATPQPTGTQVLIKVKAAGVCHSDLHIWEGGYDLGHGRKPLSLKDRGINLPLTMGHETVGEVLAFGPDVKPTDQGDLRLGDVGLVYPWIGCGKCATCLAGDENMCLTPRSLGVYCDGGYSDHMLVPHPRYLLNLKGLDPASAAPYACSGVTTFSALKKVEQHFDTPIVMFGAGGLGLMALSLLKAMGGKGAIMVDIDARKREAAEKAGALATVDPKAPDALEQLAKKAGGPIRAVIDLVGNAATTQLGFDCLTKGGKLVIVGLFGGGATWALPLIPIKAVTIQGSYVGNLRETQELLDLVRAKKIPPIPVTTAPLSKANDALVQLQQGAVVGRTVLTP
- a CDS encoding CaiB/BaiF CoA transferase family protein, which translates into the protein MQLADKHEGTTTKAFAGLRVLDFSTTIAGPHCARMLADMGAEVIKIETDEGETMRTRPPLRNGHSTVFGQLNVGKKSVVLDLKSEDGREAVRRLVATADILVENFRPGVMRRLRLDDDSLRPVNPRLIYCSISGYGQTGPSAELPAYAPVIHAASGYDMAHLAYQPGRNRPDYCGIYHADVVTGTYGFGAIASALYQRSVTGLGQHIDVSMLESMLTLTVIELQSSQFSIKAPPRPMFGPTETANGYVMITVASEKIFQALMGVIGRPEWISDPRFSSYAPRREHWADMMDAVETWSKRLTTDACLVALSAAGVPASAYRSIKEALDDPQLAHRQALSSVEDGGGSFKVLNLPFRMTGADTRPSKTIAALGEHTDELRNEIGIPNDATIPSGRTVAQG
- the glgA gene encoding glycogen synthase GlgA; translated protein: MDDFVRVGGLGAVSAALPRALRPFADIRIMLPGYRDIIEQLTHIQIVGRCPAFAEMPACSLGRAATKDGMPVYVLLCSQLYDRPGNPYGDESGRDWPDNDIRFARFASAAAELAMGKLDKNWAADLIHANDWQAALVPAYLAWQGAKLPSILTIHNLAYQGLFPKEALRRIGVPESSFHIDGVEFYDQLSFLKAGLVYASHLTTVSGTYAREITTEEFGCGLEGLLRVRSDASELTGILNGIDESWDPRSCAQLAQQFGAGDWVGKKANADYVRKQFGLAVSRGPMFGIVARLVHQKGIDLVLSAADEIIDAGGQIVVTGSGEPALEQALIDAHRRRPDAIGVAIGFNDAQARRIFAGSDFTLMPSRFEPCGLSQMYAQRFGSLPIGHQTGGLAETITDGETGFLFSRPSHESFLGGVRRAFEAFMAQDQLDTMRRSAMGRSFSWSISAGSYSKLYRKLATA
- a CDS encoding oxygenase MpaB family protein — encoded protein: MVSEDDLESALDKVRAEAAGPIAGVFGPGSMTWRIDREAAVFLGAGRALLLQLAHPWVAAAIAEHSTTFADPIGRFHRTFDIVFAMVFGSLDRALLASRQLHRRHTMIVGEMPEAVGPFAAGSRYCANDIPSLRWVHATLVESALMAHDQVLPKLAAEERELYWTESRTFGALFGLTGDDLPADWSAFAAYTASMAQSETLTVSDAAREIATQIFAGARPWLRPPRWYRALTAKMLPERLREGFGLALDARDMKAADDALSWIRRIYPKLPDRLRYASPYQEAQARLRGELQPDWMIRGLNRLWIGRPQMDVRGKG
- a CDS encoding patatin-like phospholipase family protein yields the protein MQGNAGVCRPNDLPGQIVLVLQGGGALGAYQAGVYQALHEAGIEPDWVIGTSIGAINASLIAGNSPEVRLARLKEFWKRMEQKPAWPLSIGIPGFDDTLAYWSTIAGGIAGFFQPNPLAHAGESFPLGADRAGYYSTAPLESTLAGLVDFSLANCGAPRLTVGAAHVGSSQMRYFDSRDCELTVKHVMASGALPPAFPAVRIDGELYWDGGILSNSPTEAVFDDNPRRNSLIFSVHLWNPVGTEPTTMGEVLTRHKDVQYSSRIASQIERQQQAHRLRHVINQLAARLPEGERDDPAVRELIGYGCSTRMHVVRLLAPQLDRETHTKDIDFSPSGIKQRWDAGYAHTRSVLTRAPWIGEFDPLSGVVLHEPVDEMPLAAE
- the ccoS gene encoding cbb3-type cytochrome oxidase assembly protein CcoS, with translation MEILVILVPLALMLGGAGLAAFLWSLRSGQYDDLDGAAWRAISDDDPPPQEAPAKR